A genomic stretch from Budorcas taxicolor isolate Tak-1 chromosome 15, Takin1.1, whole genome shotgun sequence includes:
- the LOC128060762 gene encoding olfactory receptor 5AK2-like gives MEQNNGTRVTEFLLLGFAGQRTSWHVLFTVFLVIYVTTLVGNIGMILLIKTDSSLHTTMYFFLQNLACVDLCYASAITPKMLQNFVGTKQSISFVGCLVQLLVYGAFIMSDSYILAAMAVDRYVAICDPLHYPALMSRRVCIQLLIGSYLMGFLNASVNVGFTFSLDFCKSNKINHFFCDEPPILALSCSDIYFNVMVLAAFVGFNLTFTVSVVIFSYMFILAAILKISSAAGRKKAFSTCASHLTAVTIFCGTLSYMYLHHHTAESQEQEKMASVFYGVVIPMLNPLIYSLRNQDVREALKGIGKKYFRFNP, from the coding sequence ATGGAGCAGAACAATGGCACTAGAGTGACTGAATTCCTTCTCCTGGGATTCGCTGGTCAGCGCACGTCTTGGCACGTCCTCTTCACAGTATTTCTGGTGATCTATGTGACCACCCTGGTGGGTAACATTGGCATGATCCTGCTCATCAAGACTGACTCTTCCCTTCACACCACTATGTACTTTTTCCTCCAAAATTTGGCTTGTGTTGATCTTTGTTATGCTTCTGCTATCACGCCCAAAATGTTGCAGAATTTTGTGGGCACAAAACAATCCATCTCATTCGTGGGATGTTTGGTGCAGTTACTGGTCTATGGGGCTTTTATAATGAGCGACAGCTACATTCTGGCGGCGATGGCAGTGGACCGTTACGTGGCCATCTGCGACCCTCTCCACTACCCAGCACTCATGTCCCGGAGGGTCTGCATTCAGCTCTTGATTGGTTCCTACTTAATGGGTTTCCTAAATGCCTCTGTAAATGTAGGTTTTACTTTCTCACTGGACTTTTGCAAATCCAATAAAATTAACCACTTTTTCTGTGATGAGCCCCCAATTCTGGCCCTCTCATGCTCCGACATTTATTTCAATGTCATGGTGCTTGCAGCCTTTGTGGGGTTTAACTTGACGTTCACCGTGTCCGTCGTCATCTTTTCCTACATGTTTATCCTGGCTGCCATCCTGAAGATCTCTTCTGCTGCAGGGCGGAAGaaagccttctccacctgtgccTCCCACCTGACCGCTGTCACCATCTTCTGTGGGACGCTCTCTTACATGTATCTGCACCATCACACCGCAGAGTCTCAAGAGCAAGAAAAAATGGCTTCTGTGTTTTATGGGGTTGTGATCCCCATGTTAAACCCCCtcatctacagcctgaggaacCAAGACGTGAGAGAAGCCCTAAAAGGGATAGGAAAAAAATACTTCAGGTTTAATCCTTGA